One genomic segment of Hordeum vulgare subsp. vulgare chromosome 2H, MorexV3_pseudomolecules_assembly, whole genome shotgun sequence includes these proteins:
- the LOC123430568 gene encoding uncharacterized protein At4g19900-like has protein sequence MAATPSPTATHATSLFFPPAPTMAPAPRRPLPLLLLSFSFPVLLLLLSLVFLLSHTTFSLLLCPLLPQSPSRSANGTKTTDAAAASLDVSMDRTLLAFHVTASPPPPAPPPPLARTPPVKSKKNSKKSSTKRNKGLFKRLIRQAPRTRQFAARTAELFAPPSPQRPCAHRFFMTWLSPLEQFGSREALVLETLFRWHRDACLLMASDTMDSPGGSDRLRPFLDRGFRVRAASPDLAHLLRGTPAESWLGAVRRGEVSPGSVPLGQNLSNLLRLALLYKYGGVYLDADVVVLRPLSGLRNAIGAQAVDAATGDWMRLNNAVMAFDRGHPLLREFIAEFAATFDGSKWGHNGPYLVSRVTRRLPELDVTVLPPRAFYPVDWTKIGGLFLAPKDRKEDKWVQAKVDNIRAESFGVHLWNRESRGIEMEEGSVIRRLISDGCLFCNSSVVA, from the coding sequence ATGGCTGCTACTCCTAGTCCTACAGCAACCCACGCTACCTCGCTCTTCTTCCCTCCCGCTCCGACCATGGCGCCAGCCCCTCGGAGGCCATTGCCATtgctcctcctctccttctccttccccgtactcctcctcctcctctccctcgtcttcctcctctcgcacACCACCTTCAGCCTCCTCCTCTGCCCTCTCCTCCCGCAGTCACCTTCGAGGTCAGCAAATGGCACAAAGACCACTGATGCTGCCGCCGCTAGCCTTGACGTCTCCATGGACAGGACCCTGCTCGCGTTCCACGTCACGGCGTCGccaccgccgccggcgcctcctccccctcttgctcGTACTCCACCGGTGAAGAGTAAGAAGAACAGCAAGAAGAGCTCCACGAAGCGAAACAAGGGCCTCTTCAAACGGCTCATCAGGCAAGCTCCCCGGACGCGGCAGTTCGCGGCGCGCACGGCCGAGCTCttcgcgccgccgtcgccgcagCGGCCGTGCGCGCACCGCTTCTTCATGACGTGGCTGTCCCCGCTGGAGCAGTTCGGAAGCCGCGAGGCCCTCGTCCTGGAGACCCTCTTCCGGTGGCACCGCGACGCCTGCCTCCTCATGGCCTCCGACACCATGGACTCCCCGGGCGGCAGCGACAGGCTCCGGCCGTTCCTCGACCGCGGCTTCCGCGTCCGCGCCGCGTCGCCGGACCTGGCGCACCTCCTGCGCGGCACGCCGGCGGAATCCTGGCTCGGCGCGGTGCGGCGCGGGGAGGTCAGCCCGGGGAGCGTGCCGCTCGGGCAGAACCTCTCCAACCTCCTCCGCCTGGCGCTGCTCTACAAGTACGGCGGCGTCTACCTCGACGCCGACGTCGTCGTCCTCAGGCCCCTGTCGGGCCTCCGCAACGCCATCGGGGCGCAGGCCGTGGACGCGGCCACCGGCGACTGGATGCGGCTGAACAACGCCGTGATGGCGTTCGACCGGGGCCACCCGCTGCTGCGCGAGTTCATCGCCGAGTTCGCCGCCACGTTCGACGGCAGCAAGTGGGGCCACAACGGGCCCTACCTGGTGTCGAGGGTGACGCGCCGGTTGCCGGAGCTCGACGTCACGGTGCTGCCGCCGCGGGCGTTCTACCCCGTGGACTGGACCAAGATCGGCGGGCTGTTCCTCGCGCCCAAGGACAGGAAGGAAGACAAGTGGgtgcaggccaaggtggataacaTCAGAGCTGAGAGCTTCGGCGTCCATCTGTGGAACAGGGAGAGCAGAGGGATCGAAATGGAGGAGGGAAGCGTGATCCGAAGGTTGATTTCAGACGGCTGCCTGTTCTGCAATTCTTCAGTGGTTGCATGA